From a region of the Mytilus galloprovincialis chromosome 3, xbMytGall1.hap1.1, whole genome shotgun sequence genome:
- the LOC143069615 gene encoding uncharacterized protein LOC143069615: protein MPCWYFDKKEIRNTPTHRDGIDPTTEARYRREGARFIIDAGTKMGLRYDTCATGVVYFHRFYLFHSFKDFHRYITAAGCLFLAGKVEETPKKCKDIVKITQSILSPQLFSVFSEDPKEEIMTLERILLQTIKFDLQVDHPYACLLKFAKQVKIEKEKSQKLVQMAWTFINDSLCTTLCLQWEPEVIGISLMYLATRLAKFEISDWQGKPPGSKLKWWEGIVEDITVELMEDICHKVLDLYSKNPQQHEDSPPVTPSKSHRQTPPPPPPQKRSTTPADGAPDSKLARVDSRTTTPKVKESNSSSDLRQTAMVNAASKSHSSDDTNIQTIQTVGAAQTTEFSSYNPYMSRSMYSSSFLSGEGSKSIQNLMSGGGGGGGSSAENYPPGQQTPQGMAHYSQYPPGYQQANYAQAAQQQYSAQGQYPGYPQQAYPTTQQVPGQQQVYPQGANYQQYQQGQQQYPGQYPPTSSVPSPYNTAGGQQGYQQQQQMINQRGASSNVPRGTSTPRSSKSQTQSSQQGQNQNLAMVRITGR from the exons ATGCCTTGCTGGTACTTTGATAAGAAAGAGATAAGAAACACACCAACACACAGAGATGGGATTGACCCAACAACAGAAGCCAGGTACAGAAGAGAAGGGGCAAGATTTATCATTGATGCAGGAACAAAGATGGGACT GAGATATGATACATGTGCCACTGGTGTAGTATATTTTCACAGATTTTATCTTTTCCATTCATTCAAAGATTTCCACAGATAT aTAACAGCTGCTGGTTGTTTATTTCTGGCTGGTAAAGTAGAGGAAACACCAAAGAAATGTAAAGACATTGTTAAGATTACACAGAGTATCCTGTCTCCACAATTATTTTCAGTGTTTTCAGAAGACCCTAAG gaAGAAATAATGACACTAGAAAGAATACTTCTACAGACAATCAAATTTGATTTACAAGTTGACCATCCTTATGCTTGCCTGTTAAAGTTTGCCAAACAAGTTAAAA TTGAAAAGGAGAAATCACAGAAACTTGTACAGATGGCTTGGACGTTTATAAATGACAG tttatGCACAACCTTATGTTTACAATGGGAACCAGAGGTAATAGGGATATCACTGATGTACCTGGCAACACGATTGGCAAAGTTTGAGATATCTGACTGGCAAGGCAAGCCACCAGGAAGCAAATTAAAATGGTGGGAAGGGATCGTGGAAGATATCACAGTCGAATTAATGGAGG ATATATGTCATAAGGTGTTAGATCTGTACAGTAAAAATCCCCAGCAACATGAAGATTCTCCTCCAGTCACACCTAGTAAATCACACAGACAAACACCCCCACCACCACCTCCACAGAAACGTAGT ACCACTCCAGCAGATGGCGCACCAGATAGTAAATTAGCAAGAGTAGATAGTCGAACAACAACACCAAAAGTAAAAGAATCTAATTCTAGTTCTGATCTCAGACAAACTGCCATGGTAAACGCTGCATCTAAATCACATTCCTCAGATGACACAAATATACAAACTATACAGACAGTAGGTGCTGCACAAACTACAGAGTTCTCATCCTATAATCCTTATATGTCACGTAGCATGTACAGTTCATCATTCTTGTCAGGAGAGGGTAGTAAATCAATACAGAATTTAATGAgtggtgggggtgggggtggtgGAAGCTCTGCTGAGAATTATCCACCAGGGCAACAAACACCTCAGGGCATGGCCCACTACTCTCAATATCCTCCTGGCTACCAACAGGCAAATTATGCACAGGCAGCTCAACAACAGTATTCTGCCCAGGGCCAATATCCTGGATATCCACAACAAGCATATCCTACAACACAACAGGTTCCTGGTCAACAGCAGGTTTATCCACAAGGTGCCAACTATCAGCAGTACCAGCAGGGGCAACAACAGTACCCAGGTCAATATCCTCCCACATCATCAGTTCCAAGTCCGTACAACACTGCAGGAGGTCAACAGGGATATCAACAACAGCAGCAAATGATTAATCAACGTGGTGCTTCATCAAACGTACCTCGTGGCACAAGTACGCCACGTTCATCGAAGTCACAGACACAATCATCACAGCAAGGTCAAAATCAGAATTTAGCAATGGTACGAATAACTGGCAGATGA